A stretch of Anaeromyxobacter dehalogenans 2CP-1 DNA encodes these proteins:
- a CDS encoding medium chain dehydrogenase/reductase family protein encodes MSSETASHLRVVVTHYGGPDALEVVEEPRPEPKAGEARVRVLAAGVSLPDVMAREGIHPETPAVPFTPGWDLVGVVDRLGAGIAGIEPGQVVAAMPIHGAYAGWVCLPQEELVPVPAGVDAAEAVCLVLNYITAYQMMHRSAKVRRGGRALIHGAAGGVGTALLQLGRLAGLELYGTCSSRGASVVTALGGTPIDYQHQDFVEEIHRLAGDGVDVVFDHIGGAHLWHSRKALRPGGKVVGYGLISSIRGEGALTSSRPGRRRRFRGAARFALYIAAGSLLPGRKRVVPYSIQTLKRLKPAWFRHDLITLLDLLQQRKIEPIIAQRFPLADARRAQELLANGGVTGKIVLVGEGARSEPS; translated from the coding sequence GTGTCGTCGGAAACCGCGAGCCACCTCCGCGTCGTCGTCACGCATTACGGCGGGCCCGACGCGCTCGAGGTGGTCGAGGAACCGCGCCCCGAGCCGAAGGCTGGTGAGGCGCGGGTGAGGGTGCTGGCCGCAGGCGTCTCGTTGCCGGACGTCATGGCGCGTGAGGGAATTCATCCCGAGACGCCCGCGGTGCCGTTCACTCCCGGTTGGGATCTGGTCGGCGTGGTGGATCGGCTCGGCGCCGGCATCGCTGGCATCGAGCCAGGCCAGGTCGTCGCCGCGATGCCGATCCACGGCGCGTACGCGGGATGGGTCTGCCTGCCGCAGGAGGAGCTCGTTCCGGTGCCAGCGGGCGTGGACGCCGCCGAGGCCGTGTGCCTGGTGCTGAACTACATCACCGCGTACCAGATGATGCATCGCTCCGCGAAGGTCAGGCGGGGAGGGCGCGCGTTGATTCACGGTGCGGCAGGCGGGGTCGGCACGGCGCTCTTGCAGCTCGGGCGCCTCGCCGGGCTGGAGCTGTACGGGACCTGCTCGTCGCGAGGGGCGTCGGTCGTCACCGCGCTCGGCGGTACCCCCATCGACTATCAGCATCAGGACTTCGTGGAGGAGATCCACCGCCTCGCGGGCGACGGCGTGGACGTCGTGTTCGACCACATCGGCGGTGCTCACCTCTGGCATTCGCGCAAGGCGCTCCGACCCGGCGGGAAGGTGGTGGGCTATGGCCTCATCAGCTCGATTCGCGGGGAGGGGGCGCTGACCTCCAGTCGTCCAGGTCGTCGTCGGCGCTTTCGCGGAGCCGCGAGGTTCGCCCTGTACATCGCCGCCGGCTCGCTTCTCCCGGGCCGCAAGCGGGTGGTCCCGTACAGCATCCAGACATTGAAGCGGTTGAAGCCGGCATGGTTCCGGCACGACCTGATCACGCTGCTCGACCTCCTGCAGCAGCGGAAGATCGAGCCGATCATCGCGCAGCGATTCCCTCTGGCCGACGCACGGCGGGCGCAGGAACTCCTCGCCAACGGCGGCGTGACGGGCAAGATCGTGCTCGTCGGCGAAGGGGCTCGCTCGGAACCGTCGTGA
- a CDS encoding YdeI/OmpD-associated family protein produces MRRMKPPRAGSTSPGSKDSDPVLELRSAAAWDAWLRANHDRSAGVLLRIPKKGASDGTLTYAAALEAALAWGWIDGQKRALDDAAWLQRFTRRTRRSPWSKINRAKAEALIASGRMQEPGLAEVDRARRDGRWERAYDGARTSAVPADLAEALDANPRARAFFEVLDAANRYAILYRVTTARRPETRANRVATFVAMCAAHQTLHPAKAKRGKAKPRSA; encoded by the coding sequence ATGCGAAGAATGAAGCCTCCTAGAGCGGGTTCGACCTCGCCCGGGTCGAAGGACAGCGATCCGGTCCTCGAGCTGCGAAGCGCGGCGGCATGGGATGCATGGCTCCGGGCAAACCACGATCGGTCTGCCGGCGTCCTCCTCCGCATCCCGAAGAAGGGGGCGAGCGACGGTACGCTCACGTACGCGGCAGCGCTCGAGGCCGCGCTGGCCTGGGGATGGATCGATGGCCAGAAGCGAGCGCTGGACGACGCGGCGTGGCTGCAGCGCTTCACGCGTCGCACCCGGCGGAGCCCGTGGTCCAAGATCAACCGCGCCAAGGCCGAGGCGCTGATCGCGAGCGGCCGGATGCAGGAGCCTGGGCTCGCCGAGGTCGACCGCGCCAGGCGCGACGGGCGATGGGAACGCGCCTACGATGGCGCAAGGACATCGGCCGTCCCCGCCGATCTCGCCGAGGCGCTCGATGCCAATCCTCGTGCTCGCGCCTTCTTCGAGGTCCTCGATGCCGCGAATCGCTACGCGATCCTCTACCGGGTCACGACAGCCAGGCGCCCCGAGACCCGCGCGAACCGGGTCGCGACGTTCGTGGCGATGTGCGCGGCACACCAGACGTTGCACCCCGCCAAGGCGAAGAGAGGGAAGGCGAAGCCCAGGTCCGCGTGA
- a CDS encoding TetR/AcrR family transcriptional regulator, whose amino-acid sequence MRAKPARDDRQGEADEPALRRRILEAAFTAFAELGYSGTSTSEIATRAHVSKRDLYTHVGNKLQLLIECIRDRSARFPVAAELPDSADREMLQAALTRFGQRFLAEVTDANVVETFRLAIAEANRAPEIARALEELGREKVRSALRGALTKARDSALVEGEPEEMIREFLALLWADLAISLLLRTVKTPGEREIARRSAAAARALLALHPSPVGGRARRKGRHAKNEAS is encoded by the coding sequence ATGCGAGCGAAGCCGGCGCGAGACGACAGGCAGGGGGAGGCGGACGAGCCAGCGCTCCGCCGGCGAATCCTCGAGGCAGCCTTCACTGCGTTCGCCGAGCTCGGCTACTCCGGGACGAGCACGAGCGAGATCGCGACGCGCGCGCACGTGTCGAAGCGGGACCTCTACACGCACGTGGGCAACAAGCTCCAGCTGCTCATCGAGTGCATCCGCGATCGGTCGGCGCGATTCCCGGTTGCCGCCGAGCTTCCCGACTCGGCGGACCGGGAGATGCTCCAGGCCGCGCTCACGAGATTCGGCCAGCGGTTCCTCGCGGAGGTGACGGACGCGAACGTCGTCGAGACGTTCCGGCTGGCCATCGCCGAGGCGAACCGCGCACCCGAGATCGCCCGGGCCCTCGAGGAGCTCGGGCGAGAGAAGGTTCGCTCCGCCCTCCGCGGCGCGCTCACGAAGGCGCGTGACAGCGCACTCGTCGAGGGCGAGCCCGAGGAGATGATCCGGGAGTTCCTCGCGCTCCTCTGGGCAGACCTCGCCATCAGCTTGCTCCTCCGGACCGTGAAGACGCCCGGCGAACGCGAGATCGCGAGGCGCAGCGCCGCCGCCGCGAGGGCGCTGCTCGCCCTCCATCCGAGCCCGGTCGGCGGGCGCGCGCGTCGAAAAGGACGACATGCGAAGAATGAAGCCTCCTAG
- the infA gene encoding translation initiation factor IF-1: MSEKEAGIEVQGRVEESSGGMYRVKLDQGPVVLAYPSGKMKRFHIRIITGDRVKVELSPYDLTRGRITYRDK, translated from the coding sequence TTGAGCGAGAAGGAAGCTGGCATCGAGGTTCAGGGGCGCGTCGAGGAGTCGAGCGGCGGCATGTACCGCGTGAAGCTCGACCAGGGGCCGGTCGTCCTGGCCTACCCGTCCGGCAAGATGAAGCGGTTCCACATCCGCATCATCACGGGCGATCGCGTGAAGGTGGAGCTGTCGCCGTACGACCTGACGCGCGGGCGCATCACCTACCGCGACAAGTAG
- a CDS encoding DUF6223 family protein: protein MFGSGVRERCAGLLSGLTELAAAAALVAIVALAAPAAAAAQVSDPPGPVAAYTLTPQRITAQVGVLVGLIGAVGGGLALSRAARSVGRERRRGAALALVMGPLAAIIGGQVVATAKGGLGTGQGLAGGVVAVVVGMIATALGALARVRSRRTASARPE from the coding sequence ATGTTCGGATCGGGAGTGCGGGAGCGTTGCGCAGGGCTGCTGTCTGGACTCACGGAGCTGGCTGCCGCCGCAGCGCTCGTTGCGATCGTCGCGCTCGCAGCACCGGCAGCGGCAGCCGCGCAGGTGTCGGACCCGCCGGGCCCGGTCGCCGCGTATACGCTGACGCCCCAGCGGATCACCGCTCAGGTGGGCGTCCTGGTGGGACTCATCGGCGCGGTTGGCGGAGGGCTGGCCCTCTCCCGCGCCGCTCGATCCGTCGGTCGCGAGCGCCGCCGCGGGGCCGCGCTGGCGCTGGTGATGGGGCCGCTTGCGGCGATCATCGGCGGGCAGGTGGTGGCCACCGCAAAGGGTGGCCTCGGTACAGGCCAGGGGCTCGCCGGAGGGGTCGTCGCAGTGGTGGTGGGGATGATCGCCACCGCGCTGGGCGCGCTCGCGCGGGTCCGGTCCCGCCGCACCGCGTCCGCCCGCCCGGAATGA
- a CDS encoding sigma factor produces the protein MTSSPAESIEPHRGRLLGLAYRMLGSMADAHDAVQETYARWHGADRGGVADAGAFLLRTTTRICLDMLSSARARHEEYVGPWLPEPVLDTARSGRTRTPSSPRTCPTRCS, from the coding sequence ATGACCTCGAGCCCTGCCGAGAGCATCGAGCCACATCGCGGGCGGCTGCTCGGCCTGGCGTACCGCATGCTCGGTTCGATGGCCGACGCCCACGACGCGGTGCAGGAGACCTACGCGCGCTGGCACGGAGCCGACCGCGGTGGGGTGGCGGACGCGGGAGCGTTCCTCCTGAGAACGACGACGCGGATCTGCCTCGACATGCTGAGCTCGGCGCGCGCGCGGCACGAGGAGTACGTCGGCCCGTGGCTGCCGGAGCCGGTGCTCGACACGGCCCGCTCCGGCCGGACGCGCACACCGAGCTCGCCGAGGACCTGTCCTACGCGCTGCTCTTGA
- a CDS encoding TetR/AcrR family transcriptional regulator: protein MSSADRKKARAPRAPKDAATADRSDRRVVILEAVLELLATRGLEGVTHRAADDAAGLPQGSTTYYFPKKSALLVAAADHLAALLEKECDELQVGFAERAARQGLDAAIAYVADELAAYADDTRHLFLARVELTMAAARREDLAGVGERLTAAARRPIAFFVKLISHGRADAPIETCAGLIDGITLMYAIGQGPRPTTEQVSAVLRAVL from the coding sequence ATGAGCTCGGCCGACAGGAAGAAGGCCCGCGCGCCCCGCGCCCCGAAGGACGCCGCCACGGCGGACCGGTCCGACCGGCGCGTCGTGATCCTGGAGGCGGTGCTGGAGCTGCTCGCGACGCGGGGGCTCGAGGGCGTGACCCACCGCGCGGCGGACGACGCCGCCGGGCTGCCCCAGGGCTCGACGACCTACTACTTCCCGAAGAAGAGCGCGCTGCTCGTCGCGGCCGCCGACCACCTCGCCGCCCTGCTGGAGAAGGAGTGCGACGAGCTGCAGGTCGGGTTCGCCGAGCGCGCCGCTCGGCAGGGCCTGGACGCCGCCATCGCCTACGTGGCCGACGAGCTCGCGGCGTACGCCGACGACACGCGCCACCTGTTCCTGGCCCGCGTCGAGCTGACCATGGCCGCGGCGCGGCGCGAGGACCTGGCCGGCGTCGGCGAGCGCCTCACCGCCGCGGCGCGCCGGCCCATCGCGTTCTTCGTGAAGCTCATCTCGCACGGGCGCGCCGACGCGCCCATCGAGACGTGCGCCGGCCTCATCGACGGCATCACGCTCATGTACGCCATCGGCCAGGGGCCGAGGCCCACGACCGAGCAGGTCTCGGCCGTGCTTCGCGCCGTGCTGTGA
- a CDS encoding RidA family protein — protein MTSPIARLNPPSLPDAGAAGYSQISVVEPGSRMAYVSGQVAWRPGGEAPPADLVEQTRIVAANARAALDALGATPHDIVMARCFVTDLTPDRLHAMFPPLLELFDGARPCITGVGVAALAGPDLQVELELTVRLPS, from the coding sequence ATGACCTCTCCCATCGCTCGCCTGAACCCGCCCTCCCTGCCCGACGCCGGGGCTGCAGGCTACTCGCAGATCTCCGTGGTCGAGCCCGGCAGCCGCATGGCGTACGTGTCGGGCCAGGTAGCGTGGCGTCCGGGAGGCGAGGCCCCGCCCGCCGACCTCGTCGAGCAGACGCGCATCGTGGCCGCAAACGCCCGCGCCGCGCTCGACGCGCTGGGCGCGACCCCGCACGACATCGTCATGGCCCGCTGCTTCGTGACCGACCTCACGCCCGACCGGCTCCACGCCATGTTCCCTCCCCTGCTCGAGCTGTTCGACGGCGCCCGCCCGTGCATCACCGGGGTCGGCGTGGCGGCGCTGGCCGGACCCGATCTGCAGGTGGAGCTGGAGCTGACGGTCCGGCTGCCGAGCTGA
- a CDS encoding alpha/beta fold hydrolase: MTWRFGAYELDPARRELRVAGEPRALQPQVFEVLTYLVRNRHRLVVKDELLRELWPDAIVTDASLQRAVSLARRALRPADRGLLRTHARQGYRFVGEVVETEPDPADTAAEARPAYVRSGDVHVAYRTAGHGPLDVVLVLGWSLGMRAALELRGASELVRALSARARVILFDKRGTGASDRVKALPELPQRVEDLEAVLDAVRSPGAVLVGFSEGGPLALTFAVTRPLRVRGLALVGAFARMSAAPDHPAGWSGAEIASLRAYIARGWGAGATLQAIVPARHLSAPLRVWAARAEQEGASPGAALELLEMNLGIDVRPLLARVRAPAVVLHATGDHVVRVGNGRALAAEIPGARLVEVPGEDHAFLFGGRPTLERELLALLARAAARPRPALT, encoded by the coding sequence ATGACCTGGCGGTTCGGAGCGTACGAGCTCGACCCGGCGCGGCGCGAGCTGCGCGTCGCCGGGGAGCCGAGGGCGCTCCAGCCGCAGGTCTTCGAGGTGCTCACCTACCTCGTCCGCAACCGGCATCGCCTGGTCGTGAAGGACGAGCTGCTGCGGGAGCTCTGGCCGGACGCGATCGTCACCGACGCGTCGCTGCAGCGCGCGGTGAGCCTCGCGCGCCGCGCGCTCCGCCCGGCGGATCGCGGCCTGCTGCGCACGCACGCGCGGCAGGGATACCGGTTCGTGGGCGAGGTCGTGGAGACCGAGCCGGACCCGGCCGACACGGCGGCGGAGGCGCGCCCTGCCTACGTCCGCTCCGGCGACGTCCACGTGGCGTACCGCACCGCCGGACACGGTCCACTCGACGTGGTCCTGGTGCTCGGGTGGTCGCTGGGCATGCGCGCCGCCCTCGAGCTGCGGGGAGCGTCCGAGCTCGTCCGGGCGCTCTCCGCGCGCGCCCGCGTGATCCTGTTCGACAAGCGCGGGACGGGTGCGAGCGACCGCGTGAAGGCGTTGCCGGAGCTGCCGCAGCGGGTCGAGGACCTCGAGGCGGTCCTCGACGCGGTGCGGTCCCCGGGCGCCGTGCTCGTCGGGTTCTCCGAGGGTGGCCCGCTGGCGCTCACGTTCGCCGTGACCCGTCCGCTCCGCGTGCGCGGCCTCGCCCTCGTCGGCGCCTTCGCCCGCATGTCGGCCGCGCCGGACCACCCTGCCGGCTGGAGCGGGGCCGAGATCGCGTCGCTGCGCGCGTACATCGCGCGGGGCTGGGGCGCCGGCGCGACGCTGCAGGCGATCGTTCCCGCCCGCCACCTCTCGGCGCCGCTCCGCGTCTGGGCCGCCCGGGCCGAGCAGGAGGGCGCGAGCCCCGGCGCGGCGCTCGAGCTCCTGGAGATGAACCTCGGGATCGACGTCCGGCCGCTGCTGGCGCGGGTGCGAGCGCCCGCCGTCGTGCTGCACGCGACCGGCGACCACGTCGTCCGCGTCGGGAACGGGCGCGCGCTCGCCGCGGAGATCCCCGGCGCACGCCTCGTCGAGGTCCCCGGCGAGGACCACGCGTTCCTGTTCGGCGGCCGGCCGACCCTCGAGCGCGAGCTCCTGGCGCTCCTCGCGCGGGCGGCCGCCCGGCCCCGGCCCGCGCTCACCTGA
- a CDS encoding class I SAM-dependent methyltransferase gives MYPYLTDTTSAGEVLDHPVRARMNAWIFRALDGYAHRKYQRVKRELFGGLPRTIVEIGAGSGASFRYLAPGTHVIAIEPNVHMHASLRAAAARCQLTVDVRAGAGERLPLPDRSVDAVISSLVLCTVSDPARVLAEIRRVLRPDGRFWCVEHVAAPVGSRVARLQQVVERPWRWLFEGCDTHRDVAGLLRAAGFAAVEITPFTLRTALLPIRSQIAAVAVR, from the coding sequence ATGTACCCTTACCTGACGGACACGACGAGCGCGGGAGAGGTCCTCGACCACCCGGTCCGCGCCCGGATGAACGCGTGGATCTTCCGCGCGCTGGATGGCTACGCGCATCGCAAGTACCAGCGCGTGAAGCGCGAGCTGTTCGGAGGGCTGCCGCGAACGATCGTCGAGATCGGGGCGGGCAGCGGCGCCAGCTTCCGCTACCTGGCGCCGGGGACGCACGTGATCGCGATCGAGCCCAACGTGCACATGCACGCGAGCCTGCGCGCGGCAGCCGCCCGGTGCCAGCTCACGGTCGACGTGCGCGCGGGCGCGGGGGAGCGCCTGCCCCTGCCGGACCGGAGCGTCGACGCGGTGATCTCGAGCCTGGTCCTCTGCACGGTCTCCGATCCGGCGCGCGTGCTGGCGGAGATCCGGCGAGTGCTCCGTCCCGATGGCCGCTTCTGGTGCGTCGAGCACGTCGCGGCGCCGGTGGGGAGCCGGGTCGCGCGCCTGCAGCAGGTCGTGGAGCGTCCGTGGAGGTGGCTCTTCGAGGGCTGCGACACCCACCGCGACGTCGCCGGGCTCCTGCGTGCAGCCGGGTTCGCCGCCGTCGAGATCACGCCGTTCACGCTGCGCACGGCGCTCCTGCCGATCCGCTCGCAGATCGCCGCGGTCGCGGTCAGGTGA
- a CDS encoding NAD(P)/FAD-dependent oxidoreductase, producing the protein MNERVLVLGGGVGGNVVAAELRRLLPPEHRITVVERSDTFVLGASLLRLIVGEARPEDVTRAIAGLSRQGIEVVIGEVERIDPEARRVTVGARQLEADHLVVALGADLDAAAIAGLVEAGHSFYALEGAVALRDALARFDGGRIVVLTAAPAYKCPAAPYEAAMLIEGSLRRRGVRGRSSIDLYAAEPAPMGVAGPAVSAAVRGLLGAKGIAYHPEHQVVRADASARRLHFSSGASTDYDLLAFVAPHRAPRAVREAGLTGESGWIPVDRATLRTRFERVWAIGDVTGIPLKMGKPLPKAATFARGEAEVVARAIASEVTGGEPAGAYAGMGECWVETGGGMAAFGHGDFFAEPTPAVSLEPPGVEAHRAKEAWEREWLGRWG; encoded by the coding sequence ATGAACGAACGCGTCCTGGTCCTGGGCGGCGGCGTCGGCGGCAACGTCGTCGCGGCCGAGCTGCGCCGGCTGCTCCCACCGGAGCACCGGATCACCGTGGTCGAGCGCTCGGATACCTTCGTGCTCGGGGCCTCGCTCCTGCGGCTCATCGTCGGCGAGGCCCGCCCCGAGGACGTCACGCGAGCCATCGCCGGGCTGTCGCGCCAGGGCATCGAGGTGGTGATCGGGGAGGTGGAGCGGATCGACCCCGAGGCACGGCGCGTGACCGTCGGAGCGCGGCAGCTCGAGGCGGACCACCTCGTCGTCGCGCTGGGCGCCGACCTGGACGCGGCGGCGATCGCCGGGCTGGTGGAGGCGGGACACTCGTTCTACGCGCTCGAGGGCGCGGTCGCGCTGCGGGACGCGCTCGCCCGCTTCGACGGGGGCCGGATCGTCGTCCTCACCGCCGCCCCGGCCTACAAGTGCCCGGCCGCGCCCTACGAGGCGGCGATGCTGATCGAGGGGAGCCTCCGGCGCAGGGGCGTCCGCGGCCGGTCCAGCATCGACCTGTACGCCGCGGAGCCGGCGCCGATGGGGGTGGCCGGTCCGGCGGTGTCGGCCGCGGTGCGCGGGCTGCTCGGAGCCAAGGGCATCGCCTACCACCCGGAGCACCAGGTCGTACGCGCGGACGCTTCGGCGCGCCGCCTGCATTTCTCGAGCGGAGCATCGACCGACTACGACCTGCTCGCATTCGTCGCGCCGCACCGCGCCCCTCGCGCCGTGCGGGAGGCGGGCCTCACCGGCGAGAGCGGATGGATCCCGGTCGATCGCGCGACGCTCCGCACCCGCTTCGAGCGCGTGTGGGCCATCGGCGACGTCACCGGGATCCCGCTGAAGATGGGGAAGCCGCTCCCGAAGGCCGCGACGTTCGCTCGCGGGGAGGCGGAGGTCGTGGCCCGCGCGATCGCGTCCGAGGTGACCGGCGGCGAGCCCGCCGGCGCCTACGCGGGCATGGGCGAGTGCTGGGTCGAGACCGGCGGCGGCATGGCCGCGTTCGGCCACGGTGACTTCTTCGCCGAGCCGACGCCGGCCGTCTCGCTGGAGCCGCCGGGTGTCGAGGCCCACCGCGCGAAGGAGGCGTGGGAGCGGGAGTGGCTGGGGCGGTGGGGGTGA